The Streptomonospora litoralis genome window below encodes:
- a CDS encoding non-ribosomal peptide synthetase: MSNASGLEDILPLTPLQEGLLFQSGLDTEGTDVYNVQIALELDGPLEPGRLRAAADALLRRHPNIRAAFRRRKDGRPAALVGTEVPADFAETDISGLDPAAQDAEVACIRDAQRRARFDPARPPLIRFALARRAPGSHVLVLTHHHILLDGWSLPLLVRDLFGLYAGDGAPLPRAAPFRDYLAWLSRQDAGAALTAWREALTGIEGPTRIAEAFDGGAAGAAERGAAESAEPRGLSRELTAESTAAVRELARARGVTLNTVMQAAWGIVLGHLLDTGDVLFGTAVSGRPHELPGAQEMVGLFINTVPVRVRTRPGESAAALLARLRDDQAALLDHGHVGLAEIQRAAGVPELFDTLMVVENYPVDGTDPAAAVPGLSARVLGSTDATHYPLSLAVVPPPPDARRPRLRLTLGYRPDAVDEARAELVAASLTTVLDAMAQSPHTPLARLPVVPDHLIPAPTAALAARRTPGAEAVAPVPGDAAAADSSAAAARPTAGDGAQAGAAPQRSAAGSGDAGAGPVHGRPGADAGAHAAPEDSGGLRSAGRGVPAGGPDSGASEPAARDGGSRLGAAHAEAAAEADALRAATFCELLRRRVAEAPDSVMVEDEHAVLTAAESDDRANRIARVLLARGAGPERVVALALPRSAELVVAMLAVLKTGGAYLALDPDYPDDRLGHMLADARPACAVASAELSGRVGALTDAPRIVLDAPGTAAEIAAAEPGEVTDADRGAPLTPAGAAYLIYTSGSTGVPKGVVVSHAGVAKLVSTAVHRLGADTHSRIAQLGSPSFDVAFWEFAMGVLSGGRLVVVPPERRVPGPPLTDYLRERGVTHAGLPPALLSALPADAELPPGMTVLAGTEAVPGALVRRFAADGRAMFNCYGPTEATVNATLAECRADTAGDRVPIGRPDPGVRAYVLDSMLRPVPAGTAGELYLGGAGPARGYRGQHGLTAARFVADPFAGGGARMYRTGDQVLWNARAELEFLGRTDDQVKIRGMRIELGEVEAALAAHPGVAAAAAVVHRDGAGTPALSAYATPLPGCTLLVRELRDHLAARLPSAMVPAAVTVLEAMPTLPNGKTDRTALPAPDPAAALGRPPRNQVEELLCGLYREILEVPEAGIDDDFFALGGHSLLATRLVTRIRAVLGRDVELRTVFDAPTVAALAERLRPSGGRAPLRPAERPERLPLSYAQQRMWFLYRLDGPRPTYNITFCARLRGPLDRAALEAALADVTARHETLRTVFPDDDGTPYQRILPPDEARPETGPTDTDEESLPALLAEAAAYGFRLDSEPPLSARLFRTAEDEHVLLVLVHHIAGDGWSARPLLRDIGTAYTARHSGEEPSWSPLPVQYADYGLHQRAVLGTEEDPGSAVQVQARYWREALRGLPEELPLPTDRPRPAAAGGRGASAEIALPAELSTRLRALARSHDTSVFMVLQAALAALLTRLGAGTDIPIGSPVAGRDDAALDDLVGFFVNTLVLRTDTSGDPSFAELLARVREANLAAYENSDIPFERLVEVVNPARSLSRHPLFQVMLAYQSGQAPRLSMAGLEASREPVDAPTGKFDLAFEFRDPGEAPTGGATAESTNADGRMRCVVDYSTDLFDAATAGNIALRLERLLGAAAADPAAPIGRLDLLTPEESERLARQAEGPRTPVASPATLPALFEAAAAEGADHPALVCEAEHHTFAELNERANRLARELIARGAGPEGIVALLLPRSAQPLVALLAVVKSGAAYLPIDPGYPDERIAGMLQDAAPLLTVTTPGLAERAAALGAPSALVLTAQTAAGRSSGDIADTERTVALHPDHPAYVIYTSGSTGRPKGVVVTHRSLANLFHSHRETLHRPTRLRAGRDRLRVGHAWSFSFDAAWQPQLWLLDGHAVHVVTEEAMHDPALLVDRIRAERIDFIEVTPSHLLQLMRAGLAEPGTHTPPTLGVGGEPVPASLWKRLRELEGQGTVTVNLYGPTETTVDALAARVGGSERPIVGHPTANTSAYVLDERLRPVPAGVVGELYLGGAGVARGYLHRLGLTADRFVADPFGAPGARMYRTGDLVRRMPDGAIDYVGRADDQVKVRGFRVEPGEVAAALGTHPGVDQVAVDTWEAGPGDRRLVAYIVRKAQPGEVSAGGSGASGPQGTGVAGAAELRAHLAGRLPDYMVPAAFLPLDSLPLTAHGKLDRGALPVPDPAEFAPAPGREPRDAAEAVLCEVFAEVLGGPRVGADDDFFDLGGHSMLLVRLRSRIEAETGASTAVSDLFANSSPAALAAHLAARGARPGDAAAEGPSGTAAAKTAPAADGEPRIAALRAFGEAPPLFCVHPAGGFSWPFVGLRRHLGAGVPILGVEAPPPGTGRPGTVAELARSYVDRIRRIQPHGPYRLAGWSFGGTLAQVMAAELAEAGEEVELLALLDAYPAPRRAERAAAGGESPRRRRRHDGDPAAGSEEGGLAAAVGAEHGDEDLIAANRRWAARLLSEAAGEEPRRHPGDALCFTAKDAPPGAAEAWEPHIAGRIERHEVPAVHDELLGADGLAVIGPVLAARLAAGPSAEGARDAAAQPPAQR, encoded by the coding sequence GTGAGCAACGCATCCGGCCTGGAGGACATCCTGCCGCTGACGCCGCTCCAGGAAGGGCTGCTGTTCCAGAGCGGGCTGGACACCGAGGGCACCGACGTCTACAACGTCCAGATCGCCCTGGAGCTGGACGGCCCCCTGGAACCCGGCCGGCTGCGCGCGGCAGCCGACGCGCTGCTGCGCCGCCACCCCAACATCCGGGCGGCCTTCCGGCGCCGCAAGGACGGTCGTCCGGCGGCGCTCGTCGGCACGGAGGTGCCCGCCGACTTCGCCGAGACCGACATCTCCGGCCTCGACCCGGCGGCCCAGGACGCCGAGGTGGCGTGCATCCGCGACGCACAGCGCCGCGCCCGCTTCGACCCCGCCCGCCCGCCGCTGATCCGCTTCGCCCTGGCCCGCCGGGCGCCGGGCAGCCACGTGCTGGTGCTCACCCACCACCACATCCTGCTGGACGGCTGGTCGCTGCCGCTGCTGGTGCGCGACCTGTTCGGCCTCTACGCCGGCGACGGCGCCCCGCTGCCGCGGGCCGCCCCCTTCCGCGACTACCTCGCCTGGCTGTCCCGCCAGGACGCCGGCGCCGCCCTCACCGCCTGGCGCGAAGCCCTCACCGGGATCGAAGGCCCCACCCGCATCGCCGAGGCGTTCGACGGCGGAGCCGCCGGCGCCGCCGAGCGCGGCGCCGCAGAATCCGCCGAACCGCGCGGTCTGAGCCGCGAACTGACCGCCGAGTCGACCGCCGCCGTGCGCGAGCTGGCCCGCGCCCGGGGCGTGACACTCAACACCGTCATGCAGGCGGCCTGGGGCATCGTGCTGGGCCACCTGCTCGACACCGGCGACGTCCTCTTCGGCACGGCCGTCTCGGGACGCCCGCACGAGCTGCCCGGCGCGCAGGAGATGGTCGGGCTGTTCATCAACACCGTCCCGGTACGGGTGCGGACGCGTCCGGGCGAAAGCGCCGCCGCCCTCCTCGCCCGCCTCCGCGACGACCAGGCGGCCCTGCTCGACCACGGACACGTGGGGCTGGCCGAGATCCAGCGCGCGGCGGGCGTGCCGGAGCTGTTCGACACGCTGATGGTCGTGGAGAACTACCCCGTGGACGGCACCGACCCGGCCGCCGCCGTGCCCGGCCTGAGCGCCCGCGTCCTGGGCTCCACCGACGCCACCCACTACCCCCTCTCGCTGGCCGTCGTGCCCCCGCCGCCCGACGCGCGGCGGCCGCGGTTGCGTCTGACGCTGGGCTACCGCCCCGACGCCGTCGACGAGGCCCGCGCCGAACTGGTCGCCGCATCGCTGACCACCGTGCTGGACGCGATGGCGCAGTCCCCGCACACCCCCCTCGCGCGCCTCCCGGTCGTGCCGGACCACCTGATCCCCGCCCCGACCGCAGCCCTCGCCGCGCGCCGCACACCCGGTGCCGAGGCGGTGGCCCCTGTCCCCGGGGACGCCGCGGCGGCGGATTCCAGCGCTGCGGCCGCTCGCCCCACCGCTGGCGACGGCGCCCAAGCGGGTGCGGCGCCGCAGCGCTCGGCCGCCGGTTCCGGCGACGCGGGCGCAGGCCCGGTCCACGGCCGCCCCGGCGCCGACGCCGGGGCACACGCAGCGCCGGAGGACTCCGGCGGCCTCCGCTCAGCCGGGCGGGGCGTGCCCGCGGGCGGCCCGGACTCCGGTGCATCCGAGCCGGCCGCGCGGGACGGTGGCTCCCGTCTCGGCGCAGCGCACGCCGAAGCGGCAGCCGAGGCGGACGCGCTGCGCGCGGCCACCTTCTGCGAACTGCTGCGGCGCCGGGTCGCCGAAGCGCCCGACTCGGTGATGGTGGAGGACGAGCATGCCGTCCTCACCGCGGCCGAGTCCGACGACCGGGCGAACCGGATCGCACGGGTGCTGCTCGCCCGCGGGGCCGGGCCCGAACGGGTGGTCGCGCTGGCGCTGCCCCGGTCGGCCGAGCTGGTCGTCGCGATGCTGGCGGTGCTCAAGACCGGCGGCGCCTATCTCGCGCTCGATCCCGACTATCCCGACGACCGGCTCGGCCACATGCTCGCCGACGCCCGGCCCGCCTGCGCCGTGGCCTCTGCCGAGCTGAGCGGGCGTGTCGGCGCCCTCACCGACGCCCCCCGCATCGTCCTCGACGCCCCCGGCACCGCCGCCGAGATCGCGGCAGCCGAGCCCGGCGAGGTCACCGACGCCGACCGCGGCGCCCCCCTGACGCCCGCCGGCGCCGCCTATCTCATCTACACCTCCGGCTCCACCGGAGTGCCCAAGGGCGTCGTCGTCAGCCACGCGGGCGTGGCCAAGCTCGTCTCGACCGCGGTGCACCGCCTCGGCGCGGATACGCACAGCCGCATCGCACAGCTCGGCTCGCCCAGCTTCGACGTCGCCTTCTGGGAGTTCGCCATGGGCGTCCTCTCCGGGGGGCGGCTCGTCGTCGTGCCGCCCGAACGCCGCGTTCCCGGCCCGCCGCTCACCGACTACCTGCGTGAACGCGGCGTCACCCACGCCGGGCTGCCGCCCGCCCTGCTGTCGGCGCTGCCGGCCGACGCCGAGCTGCCGCCGGGCATGACCGTGCTCGCCGGAACCGAGGCCGTCCCCGGCGCACTCGTGCGCCGCTTCGCCGCCGACGGGCGCGCCATGTTCAACTGCTACGGCCCCACCGAGGCCACCGTCAACGCCACGCTGGCCGAGTGCCGGGCCGACACGGCCGGCGACCGGGTGCCCATCGGGCGGCCCGACCCCGGGGTGCGCGCCTACGTGCTCGACTCCATGCTGCGGCCCGTCCCGGCGGGCACGGCCGGCGAGCTGTACCTGGGCGGGGCGGGGCCGGCGCGCGGCTACCGGGGTCAGCACGGCCTGACCGCCGCCCGGTTCGTCGCCGACCCCTTCGCCGGGGGCGGCGCGCGCATGTACCGCACCGGCGACCAGGTGCTGTGGAACGCCCGCGCAGAGCTGGAGTTCCTCGGCCGCACCGACGACCAGGTGAAGATCCGCGGCATGCGCATCGAGCTCGGCGAGGTTGAGGCGGCGCTGGCCGCCCACCCCGGTGTCGCCGCGGCCGCCGCGGTCGTGCACCGCGACGGTGCCGGTACGCCCGCCCTGTCCGCCTACGCCACCCCGCTGCCCGGGTGCACGCTCCTTGTGCGCGAGCTGCGCGACCACCTCGCCGCGCGGCTGCCGAGCGCCATGGTGCCCGCGGCGGTGACCGTGCTGGAGGCGATGCCCACCCTGCCCAACGGCAAGACCGACCGCACCGCGCTGCCCGCCCCCGACCCGGCCGCGGCCCTCGGCCGCCCGCCCCGCAACCAGGTCGAGGAGCTGCTGTGCGGGCTCTACCGCGAAATCCTGGAGGTCCCCGAGGCCGGCATCGACGACGACTTCTTCGCCCTGGGCGGCCACTCGCTGCTGGCCACCCGGCTGGTCACCCGCATCCGCGCGGTGCTGGGCCGCGACGTCGAGCTGCGCACGGTCTTCGACGCACCCACGGTCGCGGCGCTGGCCGAGCGGCTGCGCCCGTCGGGCGGCCGGGCGCCGCTGCGCCCCGCCGAGCGGCCCGAGCGCCTTCCGCTGTCCTACGCCCAGCAGCGCATGTGGTTCCTCTACCGGCTCGACGGTCCCCGCCCGACCTACAACATCACCTTCTGCGCCCGGTTGCGCGGTCCGCTGGACCGGGCGGCACTGGAGGCGGCGCTGGCCGACGTCACCGCCCGCCACGAAACCCTGCGCACCGTCTTTCCCGACGACGACGGCACCCCTTACCAGCGCATCCTGCCACCGGATGAGGCACGGCCCGAGACGGGGCCGACCGACACCGACGAGGAGAGCCTGCCCGCCCTGCTGGCCGAGGCCGCCGCGTACGGATTCCGCCTCGACAGCGAGCCGCCGCTGAGCGCCCGCCTGTTCCGCACCGCCGAGGACGAGCACGTGCTGCTCGTCCTGGTGCACCACATCGCCGGCGACGGCTGGTCCGCCCGCCCGCTGCTGCGCGACATCGGCACCGCCTACACCGCGCGGCACAGCGGAGAGGAGCCCTCCTGGTCGCCGCTGCCCGTCCAGTACGCCGACTACGGGCTGCACCAGCGCGCCGTGCTGGGCACCGAGGAAGACCCCGGCAGCGCCGTGCAGGTGCAGGCCCGCTACTGGCGCGAGGCGCTGCGCGGCCTGCCCGAGGAGCTGCCGCTGCCCACCGACCGGCCGCGCCCGGCCGCCGCCGGCGGACGCGGCGCATCAGCGGAGATCGCGCTGCCGGCCGAGCTGAGCACGCGGCTGCGCGCGCTCGCCCGCAGCCACGACACCAGCGTGTTCATGGTGCTGCAGGCGGCGCTCGCCGCGCTGCTGACCCGGTTGGGCGCGGGAACCGACATCCCCATCGGCTCCCCGGTGGCCGGGCGCGACGACGCCGCACTGGACGACCTCGTCGGGTTCTTCGTCAACACGCTCGTACTGCGCACCGATACCTCCGGCGACCCGTCCTTCGCCGAGCTGCTGGCGCGCGTGCGCGAGGCGAACCTGGCCGCCTACGAGAACTCCGACATCCCCTTCGAGCGCCTGGTGGAGGTGGTCAACCCGGCGCGGTCGCTGAGCCGCCACCCTCTCTTCCAGGTGATGCTGGCCTATCAGAGCGGGCAGGCGCCGCGGCTTTCCATGGCCGGGCTGGAGGCGAGCCGCGAGCCGGTCGACGCCCCCACCGGCAAGTTCGACCTGGCCTTCGAGTTCCGCGACCCGGGAGAGGCCCCGACCGGTGGCGCAACCGCCGAAAGCACGAACGCCGACGGGCGCATGCGCTGCGTGGTCGACTACAGCACCGACCTGTTCGACGCCGCGACCGCAGGCAACATCGCCCTGCGGCTGGAACGGCTGCTGGGCGCCGCGGCGGCGGACCCGGCCGCACCCATCGGCCGCCTCGACCTGCTCACCCCCGAGGAGTCGGAGCGCCTGGCCCGCCAGGCCGAGGGTCCGCGCACGCCGGTCGCCTCCCCGGCGACGCTGCCCGCGCTGTTCGAGGCCGCGGCGGCCGAGGGCGCCGACCACCCGGCGCTGGTCTGCGAAGCCGAGCACCACACCTTCGCCGAACTGAACGAGCGGGCCAACCGCCTGGCGCGGGAACTGATCGCGCGCGGCGCCGGACCGGAGGGCATCGTCGCGCTGCTGCTGCCGCGCTCGGCCCAGCCCCTGGTCGCGCTGCTGGCGGTGGTCAAGTCCGGCGCCGCCTACCTGCCGATCGACCCGGGCTATCCCGACGAGCGAATCGCCGGGATGCTCCAGGACGCGGCGCCGCTGCTCACCGTCACCACCCCCGGGCTCGCCGAGCGCGCGGCCGCGCTGGGCGCGCCGTCGGCGCTGGTGCTGACCGCGCAGACCGCCGCGGGACGGTCGTCGGGCGACATCGCCGACACCGAGCGAACAGTGGCGCTGCACCCCGACCACCCCGCCTACGTCATCTACACCTCCGGCTCCACCGGGCGGCCCAAGGGCGTGGTGGTCACCCACCGCAGCCTCGCCAACCTCTTCCACAGCCACCGCGAGACCCTGCACCGCCCCACCCGGCTGCGTGCCGGACGCGACCGGCTGCGGGTCGGCCACGCCTGGTCGTTCTCCTTCGACGCCGCCTGGCAGCCGCAACTGTGGCTGCTCGACGGGCACGCCGTGCACGTCGTCACCGAGGAGGCGATGCACGACCCGGCGCTGCTCGTGGACCGCATCCGCGCAGAGCGGATCGACTTCATCGAGGTGACCCCCTCCCACCTGCTGCAGCTCATGCGGGCCGGCCTGGCCGAGCCCGGCACGCACACTCCGCCGACTCTGGGCGTCGGTGGCGAGCCGGTGCCCGCGTCGCTGTGGAAGCGGCTGCGCGAGCTGGAAGGGCAGGGCACCGTCACCGTCAACCTCTACGGGCCCACCGAGACCACCGTGGACGCCCTGGCGGCCCGGGTGGGCGGCAGCGAGCGCCCGATCGTGGGGCACCCCACCGCCAACACGAGCGCCTACGTGCTCGACGAGCGGCTGCGCCCGGTGCCCGCGGGCGTGGTCGGCGAGCTGTACCTGGGCGGTGCCGGGGTGGCGCGCGGCTACCTGCACCGCCTCGGCCTGACCGCCGACCGGTTCGTCGCCGACCCCTTCGGCGCCCCCGGCGCGCGCATGTACCGCACCGGCGACCTGGTCCGGCGCATGCCCGACGGCGCGATCGACTACGTCGGCCGCGCCGACGATCAGGTGAAGGTGCGCGGGTTCCGGGTCGAGCCGGGCGAGGTCGCCGCGGCGCTGGGCACCCACCCCGGGGTCGACCAGGTCGCCGTCGACACCTGGGAGGCGGGGCCGGGGGACCGGCGGCTGGTCGCCTATATCGTCCGGAAAGCGCAGCCGGGGGAGGTCTCCGCAGGCGGGTCGGGGGCGTCGGGCCCGCAGGGGACCGGCGTGGCCGGCGCCGCCGAGCTGCGGGCCCACCTCGCCGGGCGGCTGCCCGACTACATGGTGCCGGCCGCTTTCCTGCCGCTGGACTCCCTGCCGCTGACCGCCCACGGCAAGCTCGACCGCGGCGCGCTGCCCGTCCCCGACCCCGCCGAGTTCGCGCCGGCGCCCGGACGCGAACCGCGCGACGCGGCCGAGGCCGTGCTGTGCGAGGTGTTCGCCGAGGTGCTGGGCGGGCCCCGGGTCGGCGCCGACGACGACTTCTTCGACCTGGGCGGGCACTCGATGCTGCTCGTGCGGCTGCGTTCCCGGATCGAAGCGGAGACGGGGGCGTCCACGGCCGTCTCCGACCTGTTCGCCAACTCCTCGCCGGCCGCGCTCGCCGCGCACCTGGCCGCGCGAGGCGCCCGGCCGGGCGACGCCGCTGCGGAGGGCCCGTCCGGTACCGCGGCCGCGAAGACCGCTCCGGCCGCCGACGGCGAGCCGCGCATCGCCGCACTGCGCGCCTTCGGCGAGGCGCCGCCGTTGTTCTGCGTGCACCCGGCCGGAGGGTTCAGCTGGCCCTTCGTGGGACTGCGCCGCCACCTCGGTGCGGGTGTGCCGATCCTGGGGGTCGAGGCGCCCCCGCCCGGCACCGGTCGCCCCGGCACGGTCGCCGAGCTGGCCCGCAGCTACGTCGACCGCATTCGCCGCATCCAGCCCCACGGGCCCTACCGGCTGGCCGGGTGGTCCTTCGGCGGCACTCTCGCCCAGGTGATGGCCGCGGAGCTGGCCGAGGCGGGGGAGGAGGTCGAGCTGCTCGCCCTGCTCGACGCCTACCCGGCGCCCCGGCGCGCCGAGCGCGCAGCCGCGGGCGGGGAGTCCCCGCGGCGACGGCGCAGGCACGACGGGGATCCCGCCGCGGGATCGGAGGAGGGCGGACTCGCCGCCGCAGTCGGCGCCGAGCACGGCGACGAAGACCTGATCGCCGCCAACCGGCGCTGGGCGGCGCGGCTCCTCTCCGAGGCCGCCGGCGAGGAGCCGCGCCGCCATCCCGGCGACGCGCTGTGCTTTACGGCCAAGGACGCGCCGCCCGGGGCCGCGGAGGCATGGGAACCCCACATCGCAGGCCGTATCGAGCGGCACGAGGTCCCCGCTGTCCACGACGAGTTGCTGGGCGCCGATGGGCTCGCGGTGATCGGCCCCGTACTCGCCGCCCGGCTTGCCGCGGGGCCGAGCGCCGAGGGTGCCCGCGACGCGGCAGCCCAGCCGCCGGCGCAGCGTTGA